Proteins encoded together in one Penicillium digitatum chromosome 1, complete sequence window:
- a CDS encoding Telomere length regulation/capping, TEN1 — MNGPRPSTRVFLSDLSTLQADSKIRFLGCVTHYTITTGHLILEHNFPRSKIAPPSVSVDINALLEDLIAEELRVGTWLNVVGYVRESEPVLPPSLLSSTPDYANRPNQRLSGVRARPVYIEAIMVFSAGAIAIGEYERILCNSQHVERMMHFTH; from the exons ATGAATGGGCCGCGCCCCTCAACTCGCGTGTTCCTCTCCGATCTCTCAACTCTACAGGCGGACTCGAAGATCCGCTTTCTTGGCTG TGTGACACATTATACCATCACTACCGGTCATTTGATACTCGAACACAACTTCCCCCGCAGCAAGATAGCTCCACCCTCTGTATCTGTTGATATCAATGCCCTTCTTGAGGATCTGATCGCCGAAGAGCTGCGCGTAGGAACGTGGCTGAATGTTGTGGGCTATGTCAGAGAGTCGGAGCCAGTACTGCCGCCATCTTTACTCTCTTCGACTCCCGATTACGCGAATCGGCCGAATCAGAGGCTTTCCGGGGTGCGCGCTCGTCCGGTGTACATCGAAGCAATTATGGTCTTTTCGGCGGGTGCTATTGCTATTGGGGAATATGAGCGAATCCTTTGCAATTCTCAGCATGTCGAACGGATGATGCACTTCACCCACTAA
- a CDS encoding Nuclear localization protein NPL6, putative has product MPRKLRAAAQAAAKSIKNVPSIPDGSDEEMVDVPSSHPSSPIAELEDSPDKDPDVELEVEPKPNPELEPEAEAESAEVQAPETPATPKPEEEVSVANPAEDSILADTDNTPSYGPGRPSLPPRGKRRIGRPPKNPRPEWDPADGEQPLRVTTPVKRRRGRPAASGGRWARNRGPSHLTQVPVDKEGNMMDVINDEVSIPPDPIGATKVDENGHLQGGREYRVRTFKILGRGDRLYMLSTEPARCIGFRDSYLFFQKHKMLYKIIIDDDAKRDLIERDLIPHSYKGRAIGVVTARSVFREFGAKIIVGGKKITDDYDEAAARERGDVEGELVVPEDRLPGPGETYNRNQYVAWHGASSVYHTNAPAVPLAGGKPVDAKKRRVPVTDDNWMLEHARAASNFNSKLAEMRRANLGGVYDVHTNIMQHPKIMQPTHARWERVSPSQAPMPTELTRNMDSLNLSNGGSHSGHVNQSPHETQESHEATTGGTSTENPITTFSPVPAHLHDRYVIQDIIYESPPFSNMGIPGPDGDVHDIGPNGLVSVANPEHPEFMTPEILELLPPECKEALIDAAAQEVEWKSKWTTETRGGERTQPTKSYAWYP; this is encoded by the exons ATGCCACGAAAGCTAAGGGCGGCCGCCCAGGCGGCTGCAAAGTCGATAA AAAATGTACCTTCAATTCCAGATGGGTCTGATGAGGAGATGGTCGATGTCCCTTCCTCTCATCCCTCCTCACCCATAGCTGAACTAGAAGACTCCCCCGATAAAGATCCCGACGTTGAACTGGAGGTTGAACCCAAACCCAACCCCGAACTTGAACCTGAAGCCGAAGCCGAAAGCGCAGAAGTTCAGGCTCCCGAGACACCTGCCACACCCAAGCCAGAGGAAGAAGTGAGTGTTGCAAACCCCGCAGAAGATTCAATTCTTGCCGACACAGACAATACACCTTCCTACGGACCTGGCCGCCCATCACTTCCGCCCCGCGGCAAGCGTCGCATTGGTCGCCCGCCCAAGAACCCTCGGCCTGAATGGGATCCGGCCGATGGCGAGCAGCCACTTCGAGTCACCACACCAGTTAAAAGACGCCGCGGTCGCCCTGCTGCTAGCGGTGGACGATGGGCACGTAACCGTGGCCCCTCCCATCTCACCCAGGTGCCTGTCGACAAGGAAGGAAACATGATGGATGTGATCAACGACGAAGTGTCCATCCCGCCTGACCCGATTGGCGCCACTAAGGTCGATGAGAATGGCCACCTACAAGGCGGACGTGAGTATCGAGTTCGTACCTTCAAGATTCTTGGTCGCGGAGACCGCCTGTACATGTTGTCGACTGAACCGGCCCGCTGCATTGGCTTTCGTGACTCGTACTTGTTCTTTCAGAAGCACAAGATGCTGTACAAGATTATCATTGATGATGACGCCAAGCGTGATTTGATTGAACGTGATCTCATTCCCCACTCCTACAAGGGACGAGCCATTGGCGTTGTCACCGCGCGGTCAGTGTTCCGCGAGTTCGGTGCAAAAATTATCGTCGGTGGCAAAAAGATCACCGACGACTATGACGAAGCTGCTGCTCGTGAGCGCGGCGATGTGGAGGGCGAGCTTGTCGTTCCGGAAGACAGATTGCCTGGACCTGGAGAAACCTACAACAGGAATCAGTATGTCGCCTGGCACGGCGCCAGCAGTGTTTATCACACAAATGCGCCTGCGGTCCCGCTTGCCGGTGGAAAGCCAGTTGATGCTAAGAAACGCCGTGTACCGGTCACTGATGATAACTGGATGCTTGAGCATGCCCGGGCTGCAAG CAACTTTAACTCAAAGCTCGCCGAGATGCGCCGTGCGAATTTGGGTGGTGTGTACGATGTCCATACCAATATTATGCAGCACCCGAAGATCATGCAGCCAACTCACGCCCGCTGGGAGCGTGTTTCCCCATCCCAGGCGCCCATGCCAACCGAGTTGACGAGGAACATGGACTCATTGAACCTCTCCAACGGAGGCTCCCATTCCGGACATGTAAACCAGAGCCCCCACGAAACCCAAGAATCGCATGAGGCTACCACTGGCGGAACCTCCACCGAAAACCCCATCACtacattttcccctgttcCCGCTCATCTCCACGATCGCTATGTCATTCAGGACATCATCTATGAATCCCCACCATTTTCAAACATGGGCATCCCGGGCCCTGACGGCGATGTGCACGATATTGGCCCAAACGGCTTGGTCAGCGTTGCAAACCCCGAGCATCCCGAGTTCATGACTCCAGAGATTCTCGAGTTGCTTCCACCAGAGTGCAAAGAAGCTCTCATTGACGCTGCGGCACAGGAGGTTGAATGGAAGTCCAAGTGGACAACCGAGACCAGGGGCGGCGAGCGTACTCAACCAACCAAGAGCTACGCCTGGTACCCGTAA
- a CDS encoding SNF7 family protein, with amino-acid sequence MWSWFGGAAAQKRKDAPKNAILQLREQLDMLQKRERHLETQISEQEALARKNVNTDKNAAKNALRRKKVHEKNLEQTTAQIMQLEQQIYSIEAANINHETLAAMKQAGAAMKQIHGGMKLEDVDKTMEELQDQHALSAEIGSVITSFPIGEQPDEEELDAELEGLEQEAMDAKMLHTGTVPVGSQLDRLPAVGNTDLKHAKAQEEDDEEAELAKLRAEMAM; translated from the exons ATGTGGTCTTGGTTTGGCGGGGCCGCCGCTCAGAAGCGAAAGGATGCGCCCAAGAACGCTATCCTACAGCTGCGCGAGCAGCTGGATATGCTGCAAAAGCGCGAGAGGCATCTCGAAACCCAAATCTCAGAACAGGAGGCTCTGGCGCGGAAGAACGTTAACACAGATAAGAATG CCGCCAAAAATGCCCTCCGACGGAAAAAGGTCCACGAGAAGAATCTCGAGCAGACCACAGCCCAGATAATGCAACTCGAACAGCAGATATACTCCATTGAAGCCGCGAATATCAACCACGAGACCTTGGCAGCTATGAAGCAGGCCGGCGCCGCTATGAAACAGATTCATGGTGGAATGAAGCTCGAGGATGTAGACAAGACGAT GGAGGAACTCCAAGACCAGCATGCGCTCAGCGCCGAGATCGGAAGCGTCATTACCAGTTTCCCTATCGGCGAACAGCCGGACGAGGAAGAGCTCGATGCCGAATTGGAGGGTCTGGAGCAGGAAGCTATGGACGCAAAGATGCTTCATACCGGGACCGTGCCGGTGGGCAGTCAACTGGACCGTTTGCCAGCTGTGGGGAACACAGATC TCAAACACGCCAAGGCTCAAGAGGAAGACGACGAGGAAGCCGAGCTGGCAAAGTTGCGCGCGGAAATGGCCATGTGA